One stretch of Thermococcus sp. MAR1 DNA includes these proteins:
- a CDS encoding 4Fe-4S dicluster domain-containing protein yields the protein MFKRIKGLFGREEKASLSPPAETPEKEGLNADACIGCALCAQVCPHNAIFVIDNGKKVISFHPELCRECNYECNEICPTKAIQGHPDRLDLEFEYAHCQVCGRKLDYTVKTAEFLYHKLEKFYDHPEVVFMCDRCKHDRVKEFPSEYLRFFGGTVK from the coding sequence ATGTTCAAGCGCATCAAGGGATTATTCGGGAGGGAAGAGAAGGCCTCCCTTTCACCCCCGGCCGAGACTCCGGAAAAGGAAGGCTTAAACGCTGACGCCTGCATAGGCTGCGCCCTCTGTGCCCAGGTGTGTCCACACAACGCGATATTCGTTATAGATAACGGTAAGAAGGTCATCTCCTTCCATCCTGAGCTCTGCAGGGAGTGTAATTACGAGTGCAACGAGATATGTCCGACGAAGGCTATCCAAGGTCACCCTGACAGGCTCGACCTCGAGTTCGAGTACGCCCACTGCCAGGTCTGTGGTAGGAAGCTGGACTACACCGTTAAAACCGCGGAGTTCCTCTACCACAAGCTCGAAAAGTTCTACGATCATCCTGAGGTCGTCTTCATGTGTGACAGATGCAAGCACGATCGCGTCAAGGAGTTCCCGAGCGAGTACCTGAGGTTCTTCGGGGGGACCGTTAAATGA
- a CDS encoding FAD-dependent oxidoreductase — MRGIKFSFLCREKPNPTGKRVAIIGAGPAGLTAAGYLVCRGHDVDIYDKMPEPGGLMLFVIPEFRIPVERVRLGAKELEEEFEVTYYPRTKVMEDEREDEGDEFYERVVRLSELRENYDAVLIATGIWNVRRIGIPGDDLEGILSPLELLFWIKGYELGYVPRDKVPKLEGKKVGIIGAGLTAVDVAFECNRLGAEVEIFYRRTIREAPAGAYEINILRNRGVKWFELVTPKRVIGENGRVRAIELLRTRLGEPDETGRRRPIPIEGSEFQVELDYLVFAIGMVSTPPVNGSYIVTDRRGRIVVDSRHMTSVEGIFAAGDVVNGPTKVGRAIKDGLYAAVSIDGWLRGEP, encoded by the coding sequence ATGAGGGGCATAAAGTTCTCCTTTCTCTGCAGAGAGAAGCCCAATCCGACGGGGAAAAGAGTAGCAATAATCGGCGCCGGACCTGCTGGACTCACGGCTGCCGGCTACCTCGTCTGCAGGGGACACGACGTTGACATCTACGACAAAATGCCCGAGCCCGGCGGCTTGATGCTCTTCGTCATCCCGGAGTTCAGGATTCCAGTCGAGAGGGTTCGCCTCGGCGCGAAGGAACTTGAGGAGGAGTTTGAGGTAACCTACTACCCGAGGACGAAGGTCATGGAGGATGAGCGGGAGGACGAGGGCGACGAGTTCTACGAGAGGGTCGTTAGGCTCAGTGAGCTCAGGGAGAACTACGACGCGGTTCTAATAGCCACCGGAATCTGGAACGTGAGGAGGATTGGAATTCCTGGGGACGACCTGGAGGGCATACTCTCACCGCTGGAGCTCCTCTTCTGGATAAAAGGTTACGAACTCGGCTACGTTCCGAGGGATAAGGTCCCCAAGCTGGAGGGCAAGAAGGTCGGGATAATAGGGGCGGGCCTCACGGCCGTTGACGTTGCCTTTGAGTGCAACCGCCTCGGTGCGGAGGTTGAGATATTCTACCGCAGGACGATAAGGGAAGCCCCCGCCGGAGCCTACGAGATAAACATCCTGCGGAACAGGGGGGTCAAGTGGTTCGAGCTCGTCACTCCAAAGCGCGTGATAGGTGAGAACGGCCGCGTTAGGGCCATAGAACTCCTTAGAACCCGTCTTGGAGAGCCCGATGAAACCGGAAGGAGGAGGCCTATACCCATTGAAGGCTCGGAGTTCCAGGTTGAGCTCGACTACCTGGTCTTCGCCATAGGCATGGTCTCCACCCCACCGGTTAACGGCTCCTACATCGTCACCGACAGGAGGGGCAGGATCGTAGTTGATTCCAGGCACATGACCAGCGTCGAGGGAATTTTCGCCGCCGGGGATGTCGTCAACGGCCCGACGAAGGTCGGCAGGGCGATAAAGGACGGCCTCTATGCGGCAGTCTCAATCGACGGGTGGCTCAGGGGGGAGCCCTGA
- a CDS encoding 4Fe-4S dicluster domain-containing protein yields MERKYLYLDHLTCIGCETCETVCDFIHDGSPHIRIYVTENKQYLPINCKHCDDAPCVRVCPTDAIYRDEDGAVRIAENRCIGCLACLQVCPYGVPFYSLKVRAITKCDMCADRREVGLEPACALMCPAEAIQYGPLEMVLELVNERRARNIPEHRRELSEEELRKSVSSGYVLL; encoded by the coding sequence ATGGAGAGGAAGTACCTCTACCTCGACCACCTCACGTGCATTGGTTGTGAAACCTGTGAGACCGTCTGCGACTTTATCCATGATGGGAGCCCGCACATAAGAATTTACGTGACGGAGAACAAGCAGTACCTCCCGATAAACTGCAAGCACTGCGACGACGCTCCCTGCGTGAGGGTCTGCCCAACCGATGCCATCTACCGGGACGAGGATGGAGCCGTGAGGATAGCCGAGAACAGGTGCATCGGCTGTCTCGCCTGTCTCCAGGTGTGTCCCTACGGCGTTCCCTTCTACAGCCTTAAGGTCAGGGCAATAACCAAATGCGACATGTGTGCAGACAGACGTGAGGTGGGTCTCGAACCGGCCTGCGCCCTCATGTGCCCGGCGGAGGCCATCCAGTACGGCCCGCTGGAGATGGTCCTTGAACTCGTCAACGAGAGGCGCGCCAGGAACATACCCGAGCACAGGAGGGAGCTGAGTGAGGAAGAGCTCAGGAAGAGCGTGAGTTCCGGCTACGTTCTTCTCTGA
- a CDS encoding hydrogenase maturation protease, which yields MRIDEIIGDARRIVLCGVGNEKRGDYGFGAYLAEALSLAVENPNFLPINCHDVPESQAGAIIRFRPELVIVAVPLEFGSGPGKVVAADPWEAIGDVPEDFRFQLRVTLDHLAEMLPETRFLLLGCQPGDWMEVSEEIKNCVRALALAFKDAVD from the coding sequence GTGAGGATCGACGAGATAATCGGAGATGCGCGCAGGATAGTCCTCTGTGGCGTGGGCAACGAGAAACGCGGTGATTATGGATTTGGGGCCTATCTGGCCGAGGCCCTTTCTCTGGCGGTGGAGAATCCCAACTTCCTTCCGATCAACTGCCACGACGTTCCTGAGAGCCAGGCGGGGGCCATAATACGCTTTCGTCCGGAGCTGGTGATAGTTGCGGTCCCCCTTGAATTCGGGAGTGGGCCCGGTAAAGTGGTCGCTGCCGACCCCTGGGAGGCTATTGGAGATGTTCCCGAGGACTTCCGCTTCCAGCTCAGGGTGACGCTCGACCATCTGGCCGAGATGCTTCCGGAGACCCGGTTCCTGCTCCTCGGCTGTCAGCCCGGGGACTGGATGGAAGTGAGCGAGGAAATTAAAAACTGCGTTAGGGCCCTCGCGCTGGCCTTCAAGGATGCGGTGGATTAA
- the porB gene encoding pyruvate synthase subunit PorB, which produces MAVRKPPITTREYWAPGHAACAGCGCATALRLATKAFSEAMEEKYGDPNAFAIAQATGCMEVVSAVFPYTAWKAPWIHVAFENAAAAASGVEAAWKKLGRKGKILAIGGDGGTADIGMQALSGMLERWHNVVYLMYDNEAYMNTGIQRSSSTPYGAWTTTSPPGKYSIGEDKPKKWVALIAAAHQVPYVATASIGNPFDFVKKMKKAAKVDGPAFVQVQCTCPTGWKSPLEKGVEIARLAIETGVWPLFEIENGDLWNIKIQSPGGGAKVKREGGRVVAIEFKKPIEEYLKLQGRFKHLFKQPEAIDVMREQIKAMWKVLGVDVTLPKPEE; this is translated from the coding sequence ATGGCAGTTAGAAAGCCCCCGATCACAACTCGCGAGTACTGGGCACCCGGTCACGCCGCCTGTGCCGGCTGTGGCTGTGCCACCGCTCTCAGGCTCGCCACCAAGGCCTTCAGTGAGGCCATGGAGGAGAAGTACGGTGATCCTAACGCCTTCGCGATAGCTCAGGCCACCGGATGTATGGAAGTCGTTAGTGCCGTCTTCCCGTACACCGCCTGGAAGGCCCCCTGGATACACGTCGCCTTTGAGAACGCAGCTGCAGCTGCTAGCGGTGTCGAGGCCGCCTGGAAGAAGCTCGGAAGGAAGGGCAAGATACTCGCCATAGGCGGTGACGGCGGTACCGCGGACATCGGTATGCAAGCGTTAAGCGGTATGCTCGAGCGCTGGCACAACGTCGTTTACCTGATGTACGACAACGAGGCCTACATGAACACCGGAATCCAGAGGTCAAGCTCAACCCCCTACGGTGCCTGGACCACCACCAGCCCGCCGGGCAAGTACTCCATCGGTGAGGACAAGCCCAAGAAGTGGGTCGCCCTCATAGCTGCCGCCCACCAGGTTCCCTACGTCGCAACCGCCAGCATAGGCAACCCCTTCGACTTCGTCAAGAAGATGAAGAAGGCCGCCAAGGTGGACGGCCCGGCTTTCGTCCAGGTTCAGTGTACCTGCCCGACCGGCTGGAAGAGCCCGCTCGAGAAGGGCGTTGAGATAGCTCGCCTTGCCATCGAGACCGGCGTCTGGCCGCTCTTCGAAATCGAGAACGGCGACCTCTGGAACATCAAGATACAGTCCCCAGGAGGGGGCGCCAAGGTCAAGCGCGAGGGAGGTCGCGTGGTAGCCATCGAGTTCAAGAAGCCCATCGAGGAGTACCTTAAGCTCCAGGGCAGGTTCAAGCACCTCTTCAAGCAGCCGGAAGCGATAGACGTCATGCGCGAGCAGATCAAGGCTATGTGGAAGGTTCTTGGCGTTGACGTCACCCTCCCGAAGCCGGAGGAGTGA